From one Erinaceus europaeus chromosome 4, mEriEur2.1, whole genome shotgun sequence genomic stretch:
- the LOC132538015 gene encoding uncharacterized protein LOC132538015 isoform X3 translates to MVFGLCCPRERPCTSLHLVQIFIFAGVAYCYFLASVEETSPPHETAGDLSETTGESLRPVWGPVGKCYPVATQRRRIRTGTTQASEAMTPGAMGGLNSAALKEETTVLPQDDGEGPSLGQEAEGAPPAGKAMAAKKKVAGSPGWKAMKTRTSTRTSPVQGSKKGQREIAVYSPDTSEEEEHREDKTRGLAYQILRKLWPGWLPDSDILKTQDHE, encoded by the exons ATGGTGTTTGGGCTCTGCTGCCCGAGAGAGAG GCCCTGCACGTCCCTGCACCTGGTCCAGATCTTCATTTTTGCAG GAGTGGCATACTGCTATTTTCTGGCCTCTGTGGaggaaacctcccctccccatgaGACTGCTGGGGACTTGTCAGAG ACCACGGGGGAGAGCTTAAGGCCAGTGTGGGGGCCAGTGGGTAAGTGCTACCCTGTGGCAACTCAG CGTCGCAGGATCAGGACTGGGACGACACAAGCCTCTGAG GCCATGACCCCTGGAGCAATGGGGGGACTGAATAGTGCTGCCCTGAAGGAGGAGACCACCGTCTTGCCCCAGGATGATGGGGAGGGGCCATCCCTGGGGCAGGAAGCAGAGGGCGCCCCTCCTGCTGGGAAGGCAATGGCTGCCAAGAAGAAGGTGGCGGGGAGCCCAGGCTGGAAGGCTATGAAGACAAGAACGTCAACCAGAACATCCCCAGTTCAG GGAAGcaaaaagggccaaagagagatTGCTGTGTACTCCCCAG ACACCTCAGAGGAGGAGGAACACAGAGAGGACAAGACCAGAGGCTTGGCCTACCAGATCCTGAGGAAGCTCTGGCCAGGCTGGCTTCCTGACTCAGACATTCTCAAGACTCAGGACCACGAGTGA
- the LOC132538015 gene encoding uncharacterized protein LOC132538015 isoform X2, translated as MVSVRPDATQQMTRQGTPPTQTYIHTLTQEKGKDALYALTLPCTSLHLVQIFIFAGVAYCYFLASVEETSPPHETAGDLSERRRIRTGTTQASEAMTPGAMGGLNSAALKEETTVLPQDDGEGPSLGQEAEGAPPAGKAMAAKKKVAGSPGWKAMKTRTSTRTSPVQGSKKGQREIAVYSPDTSEEEEHREDKTRGLAYQILRKLWPGWLPDSDILKTQDHE; from the exons ATGGTTTCCGTGCGTCCTGATGCCACACAACAAATGACCAGGCAGGGGACACCCCCTACccaaacatacatacacactttgactcaagagaaaggaaaagatgccCTGTATGCCCTGACCCT GCCCTGCACGTCCCTGCACCTGGTCCAGATCTTCATTTTTGCAG GAGTGGCATACTGCTATTTTCTGGCCTCTGTGGaggaaacctcccctccccatgaGACTGCTGGGGACTTGTCAGAG CGTCGCAGGATCAGGACTGGGACGACACAAGCCTCTGAG GCCATGACCCCTGGAGCAATGGGGGGACTGAATAGTGCTGCCCTGAAGGAGGAGACCACCGTCTTGCCCCAGGATGATGGGGAGGGGCCATCCCTGGGGCAGGAAGCAGAGGGCGCCCCTCCTGCTGGGAAGGCAATGGCTGCCAAGAAGAAGGTGGCGGGGAGCCCAGGCTGGAAGGCTATGAAGACAAGAACGTCAACCAGAACATCCCCAGTTCAG GGAAGcaaaaagggccaaagagagatTGCTGTGTACTCCCCAG ACACCTCAGAGGAGGAGGAACACAGAGAGGACAAGACCAGAGGCTTGGCCTACCAGATCCTGAGGAAGCTCTGGCCAGGCTGGCTTCCTGACTCAGACATTCTCAAGACTCAGGACCACGAGTGA
- the LOC132538015 gene encoding uncharacterized protein LOC132538015 isoform X1, giving the protein MVSVRPDATQQMTRQGTPPTQTYIHTLTQEKGKDALYALTLPCTSLHLVQIFIFAGVAYCYFLASVEETSPPHETAGDLSETTGESLRPVWGPVGKCYPVATQRRRIRTGTTQASEAMTPGAMGGLNSAALKEETTVLPQDDGEGPSLGQEAEGAPPAGKAMAAKKKVAGSPGWKAMKTRTSTRTSPVQGSKKGQREIAVYSPDTSEEEEHREDKTRGLAYQILRKLWPGWLPDSDILKTQDHE; this is encoded by the exons ATGGTTTCCGTGCGTCCTGATGCCACACAACAAATGACCAGGCAGGGGACACCCCCTACccaaacatacatacacactttgactcaagagaaaggaaaagatgccCTGTATGCCCTGACCCT GCCCTGCACGTCCCTGCACCTGGTCCAGATCTTCATTTTTGCAG GAGTGGCATACTGCTATTTTCTGGCCTCTGTGGaggaaacctcccctccccatgaGACTGCTGGGGACTTGTCAGAG ACCACGGGGGAGAGCTTAAGGCCAGTGTGGGGGCCAGTGGGTAAGTGCTACCCTGTGGCAACTCAG CGTCGCAGGATCAGGACTGGGACGACACAAGCCTCTGAG GCCATGACCCCTGGAGCAATGGGGGGACTGAATAGTGCTGCCCTGAAGGAGGAGACCACCGTCTTGCCCCAGGATGATGGGGAGGGGCCATCCCTGGGGCAGGAAGCAGAGGGCGCCCCTCCTGCTGGGAAGGCAATGGCTGCCAAGAAGAAGGTGGCGGGGAGCCCAGGCTGGAAGGCTATGAAGACAAGAACGTCAACCAGAACATCCCCAGTTCAG GGAAGcaaaaagggccaaagagagatTGCTGTGTACTCCCCAG ACACCTCAGAGGAGGAGGAACACAGAGAGGACAAGACCAGAGGCTTGGCCTACCAGATCCTGAGGAAGCTCTGGCCAGGCTGGCTTCCTGACTCAGACATTCTCAAGACTCAGGACCACGAGTGA
- the LOC103113851 gene encoding cytochrome P450 2D14-like gives MVLLSGEWLGSVAVAVVIFLLLVDLMHRRARWAAHYPPGPTPLPGLGNLLQLDRKDIPRSIDRLRYRYGNVFSLQLAWSSAIVVSGPAAVREVLVEHREDTSDRPPSPSLEHLGFGPLSEGVILARYGHAWREQRRFSLSTMRNFGLGKKSLEEWVTEEASCLCAAFADQAGSPFRPNELLNKAVSNVISSLIYARRFEYDDPRFLKMLDLIEVFLKEESEFLRQLFNEIPVLLKIPWLVDKFFSGHKAFLAMLDELINEHRMTRNPNQPRDLTDAFLDEVEEAKGNPESSFNDANLRMVVADLFSAGMVTTSTTLAWALLLMILHPDVQRRVQQEIDEVIGQSRPPEMADQAHMPYTMAVIHEVQRFGDIVPLGVPHMTSRDTEVQGYRIPKGTVLLTNLSSVLKDESCWKKPLRFYPEHFLDDQGRFVKKEAFIPFSAGRRSCPGEPLARMELFLFFTCLLQRFSFSVPAGQPRPSDQGVFIALIHPPPYQLCAVPR, from the exons ATGGTGCTGCTGAGCGGGGAGTGGCTGGGGTCCGTGGCCGTGGCCGTGGTCATCTTCCTGCTCCTCGTGGACCTGATGCACCGCAGAGCACGCTGGGCAGCTCACTACCCACCTGGCCCCACGCCTCTGCCTGGGCTGGGCAACCTGCTACAGCTGGACCGTAAGGATATACCACGCTCCATAGACCGG CTGCGGTACCGTTATGGGAACGTGTTCAGCCTGCAGCTGGCGTGGTCATCAGCGATCGTGGTCAGTGGTCCGGCGGCTGTGCGCGAGGTGCTGGTGGAGCACAGAGAGGACACCTCAGACAGGCCCCCATCTCCCTCCCTGGAGCACCTGGGTTTCGGGCCTCTCTCCGAAG GGGTCATCCTGGCGCGCTATGGACACGCGTGGCGCGAGCAGCGGcgcttctctctgtccaccatGCGCAACTTTGGGCTGGGCAAGAAGTCCTTGGAGGAGTGGGTGACTGAGGAGGCCTCCTGCCTCTGTGCCGCCTTTGCTGACCAGGCAG GCAGCCCCTTTCGCCCCAATGAGCTCCTGAACAAGGCTGTGAGCAATGTGATTTCCTCCCTCATCTATGCGCGCCGCTTTGAGTATGATGACCCTCGCTTCCTCAAGATGCTGGATCTCATAGAGGTTTTCCTAAAGGAAGAGTCCGAATTTCTCAGGCAG CTGTTTAATGAGATCCCTGTGCTCCTGAAAATCCCCTGGCTAGTAGACAAGTTCTTCTCTGGGCACAAGGCCTTCCTAGCAATGCTGGACGAGCTGATTAATGAGCACAGAATGACACGGAATCCAAACCAGCCAAGAGACCTGACTGACGCCTTCCTGGATGAGGTGGAGGAG GCCAAGGGGAACCCCGAGAGTAGCTTCAACGATGCGAACCTGCGcatggtggtggcagacctgttCTCGGCCGGGATGGTGACCACGTCGACCACCCTGGCCTGGGCCCTCCTGCTCATGATCCTGCACCCGGACGTGCAGC GCCGGGTTCAGCAGGAGATTGATGAGGTGATAGGGCAGTCGCGCCCACCAGAGATGGCAGACCAGGCCCACATGCCCTACACCATGGCCGTGATCCATGAGGTGCAGCGCTTTGGGGACATTGTGCCACTGGGAGTGCCTCACATGACATCCCGGGACACTGAAGTGCAGGGCTACCGCATCCCCAAG GGCACGGTGCTCCTCACCAACCTGTCATCTGTGCTGAAGGATGAGAGCTGCTGGAAGAAGCCCTTGCGCTTCTACCCCGAGCACTTCCTGGATGACCAGGGCCGATTTGTGAAGAAGGAAGCCTTCATACCCTTCTCAGCAG GCCGCCGCTCATGCCCCGGCGAGCCCCTGGCCCGCATGgagctcttcctcttcttcacctGCCTCCTGCAGCGCTTCAGCTTCTCAGTGCCTGCAGGGCAGCCCCGGCCCAGCGATCAGGGAGTCTTTATTGCCCTTATACACCCACCTCCCTACCAACTCTGTGCTGTGCCCCGCTAG